The uncultured Dysgonomonas sp. genome contains the following window.
GGGCAGCCTTTTGCTGTATCCGACCTGCTAGAAGCATTCACCAAGAAATTAGGAGAGTAAAACTATGGATGTAAATGTAAAGATGGCCTCATCTCATCAGGCCAAAGATTATAAAAGCGATCAGTATGTACGCTGGTGTCCGGGATGCGGAGACCACGCTCTTCTCAACTGTTTATATAAAGCAATGGCCGAACTGGATATACTGCCGCATATGACGGCTGTGGTTTCAGGTATCGGTTGTTCTTCGCGTCTGCCTTACTATATGAATACATATGGTTTCCATACTATTCATGGCCGTGGGGCTGCTGTGGCTACAGGAGTGAAGACTGCAAAACCTGAATTATCGGTATGGTTGGCTACCGGTGACGGCGATTGCCTGGCAATCGGCGGTAACCACTTTATTCATGCGGTTCGCCGTAATGTGGATATAAATATCCTGTTGTTGAACAATAAAATATACGGGTTAACGAAAGGACAATTTTCCCCGACATCCGACAGGGGATTCGTTTCAAAGTCTTCTCCGTATGGTACGGTAGAAGATCCGTTCCATCCTATTGAACTGGCTTTAGGCGCTCGCGGGACCTTCTTTGCCCGTTGTATCGACGTCGATCTGGCAAATACTACCGAGATATTGACGCATGCGGCACGGCATAAAGGTACGTCTGTTGTGGAAATCCTCCAGAATTGTGTGATATTTAACGACGCTATCCACGACAATATTGTAGATAAAGCATGGAGAGCCGAGCGTACGATATTACTTAAGCATGGAGAAAAAATGTTGTTCGGTGCCAATAAAGACAAAGGTCTTGTTATGGACGGATGGCAGATCAAAGATGTGATTATCGGACAAAACGGATTTACAATAGATGATGTCCTTGTTCACGACGCTACTATGCAGGATGATACTTTGCATATGAAATTAGGGCTGATGTCTCCCGAAAACGGACTGCCTTTGGCTTTAGGTGTTATCCGCGATGTAGACGGGCCTACATATGACCAGGGGGTGGCAGATCAGATCAAAGATGTGCAAGCGAAGAATCCTGTGCGTAAGTTAAGGGATTATCTGATGGCTAAGGATGTGTGGGAAGTGAAATAAGTCTGAGATTATTCGAAAATAAGTGAGAAGGCCGGAGTATTATTCTCCGGCCTTCTTGTTTGTAGATGTCAGAAAAATATGAGCTACAGTAAAGAGTAAAAAAATAGCAGCAGGAAAAATCCTACTGCTATTTCTATATTTCAAAACCTGTTAATACCTTATCTGATCAGCATGTTTTTCACATCAGAATTAGTAAGGAATTTTGCAAATTCGATGTCGTTAAGAACTTCAGAAGTTGAAAATCCTTTGTCTAATGCAGAACGTAAGTTACCAACAACACCCGATGTATTATTTGTTCTGGCAGCTACTATAGCTGACAGGTAATATGTTGTAGCATCTTTCTTAGCTACAGCATCCAATGTTTGTTGTGCTTTGTTATAGTTTTGGGTCAATACCTGAGCTAGAGCAGCATTGTTTGTCTTAGCATCGCCAAAAGACTGTACAGCTCTGTTGTAATCACCTTTTTGTAAGTATAATAAACCGAGTGCTTCACCCAGAGTATTAGCGCCGGAAGCGCTACCCAGCAGTTGTTCCGCTTTAGCGGTATTGCCATCGGCAAGAGAAAGCAAAGCCTGATTCATATTAGCTTCAGGAGCTTTTGTAGATACCTGCGCCGCTTTGTTGAATGCTTGTACAGCTTTACTGTCCTGACCGTTTGTATAGTAATAAGCACCTAGGTTATTCCATCCGCGGTAGTCGTTAGGGAATTTCTGAGTAACATAAGTATATATCTTCTCTTTAGAAGTTCCATCCAAATTAGCAGCATAAAGAAGCTCTTCTACAGTAAGACCGGTAAGGTCAGAGTTCGCAGCGTTCTTCAATTCTTCGTCAGTCTTGCCGATAACTTCAATATTGGCAATCAGACGTGAACGACGAAGCTTAGGAAGGATTGTTTCAGCTAATCCTGAATATACTGCTGAGATATTTTTGATTTCTTTTTCTCTTGTTTCAGTATCAGGATACATAGAAAGAACTCTCAATACGATATCTTTGTCCTGAAGACTTGAAGCCTGAACCAATTTTTGGAAACCGTCCCAGTCCTGAGCAGTATATTTTGCATTGATTTCAGTATCTATGTCCTTTTTCTTAAATTCTTTTGATAGATAATCTGTTGTGTTTTTCTCACGTTTCTCAGCAAGTTTTTCGTTCAACTCATATCCTCCGTCAGGTGATGCATAGGCAGATATTTCTACATTTACATTCTTACGGTCATTAGAGTCAGCCTCTTTAACCAAATCTTTCCATGCGGCAAGATTTGTAGAATTCAATTCGCTTGAACGCAATTCAGCTTGTTGGATAAGGAACATGATATCTGCATCATATGCCTCTTTGATAATGCGCTGGAAAGCGTCAGGAGCTACAGCCGGAGTAGTTGTTGCAGCACTGGCAAGAGCTTGAGTAGAAACTACGCCGTCAGCAATTTTTACATCAGGGAAGCCAGCTACAGTTTTGCCGTTTCTTGTGAAATCGAATCTTAAGAATAATTCTGATTTCTTCATTGCAGGTGTGTAGTCAAATTCTGATCGTAGTGTTATAGCACTACCGCTTTCGAAATTAACAACAGTACCGTTTCCTGCAACCTTTTCGCCTTGATAAGTGTAAGAAGTGCCCAAAGCTTCACCTCCGCTGTATTTCAATACAGGGGTAACAACTACAGAAGTACTTTTTTCGAACCATTTGGCAGGGAAACGTCCGTTTATTGTCACCGGTACTTTTGTGCCTACTAATTCGAGAGGAGAAGGGTTAGTTGTGAATAAAGAATTTGCTAACGGGGTCATCGTTTTTTTGCTACAAGATGTTCCTAGTATAGCAACCAGAGCAATTAATGAAAATAATAGCTTTAATTTCTGCCTTTTCATAGCTTTTTAAAAATTATTGATTTATTATATAATATATAGACATTTCTTACCTGGTACAAAACTACCTTTTTTCTTCTTGAATAGAAAATGCCTATATGCGATTTATAGATATAAAGAGGACTTTTAATGTTTTTTAATCTTTGAGCATTTTGATGCTTGTAACAGCCGGGCCATAAATGCTATTTTCGCGGAAGGCAGCATATACTTTTTCGTTCAGGTCTACATTTACGGCAGCGTAATCCCCGCTATCTACCCATACCCGGATTGTAACGTC
Protein-coding sequences here:
- a CDS encoding 2-oxoacid:ferredoxin oxidoreductase subunit beta: MDVNVKMASSHQAKDYKSDQYVRWCPGCGDHALLNCLYKAMAELDILPHMTAVVSGIGCSSRLPYYMNTYGFHTIHGRGAAVATGVKTAKPELSVWLATGDGDCLAIGGNHFIHAVRRNVDINILLLNNKIYGLTKGQFSPTSDRGFVSKSSPYGTVEDPFHPIELALGARGTFFARCIDVDLANTTEILTHAARHKGTSVVEILQNCVIFNDAIHDNIVDKAWRAERTILLKHGEKMLFGANKDKGLVMDGWQIKDVIIGQNGFTIDDVLVHDATMQDDTLHMKLGLMSPENGLPLALGVIRDVDGPTYDQGVADQIKDVQAKNPVRKLRDYLMAKDVWEVK